A stretch of Clostridia bacterium DNA encodes these proteins:
- a CDS encoding DUF2207 domain-containing protein: MLKSASKLILVFLSILFMLFTAPVAAMAEYFDIANYDVTVQVNSDYSYDVVEKLAVDFSEPRHGIYREIPLDFADRPVRIKNISVEGGDTDISSENGSKIIRIGNSEDFVDGRQDYEIRYTLILGADTDAEADLFYLNIIGTEWDVPIHKASFTVNMPAPYDFSNLTITSGYLGSEETSNVQFQQTDQGFTGKTLSSLEPGQGLTAYLVLPEGYFADVKGPATWPKLAILLMGALLTVLAYRIWDLKGRDSEVIITPEFYPPDNMTPAEAGYIIDRAVQPTDVTSLILYWAEKGYLEMEEDGKNHFRLFKMKELPQKGVQHYEHYFFNALFNKGSGNQVSTKDLKGDFYEEMATAQGMIKSSFTDNAERRITNRSSDGYRFLLVVFSLLPLWGMVAYSIYLLNAGYISISSALLSGLPTLAPIIGIALLSNGFINRKINPRSKTAGLMIGGFVFLGGSIVAYLVLTQMANIFLYGLLALLFTLGIGFLGQATEKRTPYGTRILGLVLGYKQFLKTAEKDRIERLLEENPNYFYDTLPYAQVLGVTKKWAKKFEGLTMEPPHYYRGDSGLFNAVVFASVMDRSFSSVSKEMAVNPNANSGGSGMGGGGFSGGGAGGGGGGSW, encoded by the coding sequence ATGTTAAAGTCAGCTTCTAAACTAATACTGGTTTTCCTATCTATTCTATTCATGCTTTTTACCGCACCAGTAGCCGCTATGGCCGAATACTTTGACATTGCGAATTATGACGTTACAGTGCAAGTAAACAGCGATTACTCTTATGATGTTGTGGAAAAACTGGCTGTTGATTTTTCAGAACCTAGGCATGGCATTTATCGTGAAATCCCATTGGATTTTGCAGATAGACCCGTTCGAATTAAAAATATTTCTGTTGAAGGCGGCGATACCGATATTTCCAGCGAAAACGGTAGCAAGATAATCCGCATAGGAAATTCAGAAGACTTTGTAGACGGTCGACAAGACTATGAAATCCGTTACACCTTGATTCTAGGGGCCGATACGGATGCAGAAGCAGATCTCTTCTATTTGAACATTATTGGCACAGAATGGGATGTTCCCATTCACAAGGCGAGCTTTACTGTCAATATGCCTGCACCATATGATTTTTCAAATCTAACCATCACGAGTGGTTATTTAGGTAGCGAAGAAACTAGCAATGTACAATTTCAGCAAACAGACCAGGGTTTCACCGGAAAGACTCTCTCAAGTCTTGAACCAGGTCAAGGCCTTACCGCATATCTAGTTCTGCCGGAAGGATACTTTGCAGATGTAAAAGGCCCTGCCACTTGGCCCAAACTGGCCATACTACTAATGGGAGCATTGTTGACAGTGCTAGCCTATCGCATCTGGGATTTGAAGGGTAGAGATTCTGAAGTCATTATTACACCAGAATTTTACCCCCCAGATAATATGACACCGGCCGAGGCCGGCTACATCATAGACCGGGCAGTGCAACCCACCGATGTAACCAGTCTGATTCTCTATTGGGCTGAAAAAGGATATCTGGAAATGGAAGAAGACGGTAAGAATCATTTCCGTCTTTTCAAAATGAAGGAATTGCCCCAAAAAGGCGTGCAACACTATGAGCACTACTTCTTTAATGCACTTTTTAATAAAGGAAGTGGAAATCAAGTTTCTACCAAGGATCTAAAAGGAGATTTCTATGAAGAAATGGCCACAGCACAGGGCATGATTAAATCTTCCTTTACAGATAACGCAGAGCGAAGGATTACCAACCGTTCTTCAGACGGATACCGCTTTTTGCTGGTAGTATTTTCCTTGTTGCCACTTTGGGGGATGGTAGCTTACTCTATCTATCTTCTGAACGCTGGTTATATTTCCATATCCTCAGCACTATTATCTGGATTGCCCACTTTGGCACCAATTATTGGAATTGCCTTACTGTCCAACGGTTTCATCAATCGTAAGATTAACCCCAGGAGTAAGACTGCAGGACTCATGATTGGTGGATTTGTTTTTCTAGGCGGTTCCATCGTAGCCTATCTTGTCCTTACACAAATGGCCAACATCTTCCTGTATGGACTGCTGGCACTTCTCTTTACCCTGGGCATTGGCTTTTTAGGACAAGCTACTGAAAAACGTACTCCTTACGGCACTCGTATTCTTGGTCTAGTACTTGGCTATAAACAGTTTCTGAAAACAGCTGAGAAGGACCGTATCGAGCGCTTGTTGGAAGAAAATCCGAATTACTTCTATGACACCTTGCCCTACGCCCAAGTACTGGGTGTTACCAAAAAATGGGCCAAAAAGTTCGAAGGACTAACTATGGAGCCTCCGCACTACTACCGCGGAGACAGCGGGCTCTTTAATGCAGTAGTATTCGCTTCCGTAATGGATCGCAGCTTCAGTTCAGTATCTAAAGAGATGGCAGTCAACCCCAATGCCAATTCTGGAGGAAGTGGTATGGGTGGGGGTGGATTCTCAGGTGGCGGCGCCGGCGGCGGCGGCGGTGGAAGTTGGTAA
- a CDS encoding OsmC family protein → MMALKKVNAEASVGESFLVDLKARDHALVIDQPKIGGGADQGPTPLEYFFFALGGCICTIARIVANQKRIALRNITCRVEGELNMDVLMGKSSEDRAGFQNMKVYTTIDADMSKEEKELFLKEVDARCPISDNVQSTSAVEFIVEG, encoded by the coding sequence ATCATGGCATTGAAAAAAGTTAACGCTGAAGCAAGTGTAGGTGAATCTTTTCTAGTGGATTTAAAAGCAAGAGACCATGCGTTGGTTATTGACCAACCTAAAATTGGTGGCGGAGCTGACCAAGGACCAACTCCTCTAGAGTATTTTTTCTTTGCATTGGGCGGATGTATCTGCACAATTGCAAGGATTGTAGCAAATCAAAAGCGCATTGCCTTGCGTAATATAACTTGTCGAGTTGAAGGCGAGCTGAACATGGATGTTTTAATGGGAAAATCTTCTGAAGACCGTGCAGGATTTCAAAATATGAAGGTTTACACGACCATAGATGCAGATATGAGCAAAGAAGAGAAAGAATTATTTCTAAAAGAAGTGGATGCACGTTGTCCTATTTCTGATAATGTTCAAAGTACATCTGCGGTTGAGTTTATTGTAGAAGGCTAA
- a CDS encoding YihY/virulence factor BrkB family protein: protein MKKNGGIRFLRWLILFAKRFLKDDMPASSAQLTYYLTLALFPFLVFLINLLSYTKLSTWSLTEDLLTVLPAGTMQIITSVIRETIEAKSTTLLSFSALFALFSTSRAMNALNRALNKAYRVQGTRPIWKNAMLSFLFTMGLIVLIVATLSLMVFGQLIGEHLFTLLGASVYFLHIWNLMRYFLPVAIMVLIFSLFYRFMPNTEVRFSNVWRGAVFSTIGWIVASLLFSYYVNRFGSYTRVYGSLGGIIVFLVWLYLSSFILLVGGEINAVLLYGDSKIK, encoded by the coding sequence TTGAAAAAAAATGGTGGCATTAGATTTTTGCGGTGGCTGATATTATTTGCTAAACGCTTCCTTAAGGATGATATGCCAGCAAGTTCGGCACAATTGACTTATTATTTAACATTAGCTCTGTTTCCCTTTCTGGTTTTTCTTATCAACCTGCTAAGCTATACTAAACTCAGCACCTGGTCCTTGACTGAAGATCTACTAACCGTTCTTCCTGCAGGGACGATGCAAATTATTACAAGTGTTATTCGAGAAACCATTGAAGCCAAAAGTACCACACTACTTTCTTTTTCAGCGCTATTTGCCTTATTCTCAACAAGCAGGGCGATGAATGCACTTAACCGAGCTTTAAACAAAGCATATAGGGTTCAGGGCACCAGACCAATATGGAAAAATGCGATGTTATCGTTCCTGTTCACCATGGGCTTAATTGTGCTTATTGTAGCCACTCTTTCTTTAATGGTTTTCGGCCAACTTATCGGAGAACATTTATTTACCTTGCTCGGTGCCTCTGTCTATTTTCTGCATATTTGGAACCTTATGCGTTATTTTTTACCGGTTGCTATCATGGTTCTCATTTTCTCACTGTTCTACCGTTTTATGCCTAATACCGAAGTTAGATTTAGCAACGTATGGCGTGGCGCAGTTTTTAGTACGATAGGTTGGATTGTTGCATCACTATTGTTTTCCTACTATGTTAACCGCTTCGGGAGCTATACCCGGGTATATGGTAGTCTAGGGGGAATTATTGTCTTTTTGGTTTGGCTGTATCTAAGTAGTTTTATCCTCCTTGTGGGTGGGGAAATAAATGCAGTTCTTCTATACGGTGATAGCAAAATAAAATAG
- a CDS encoding dihydrofolate reductase: MNKEGIIGIDHILPWHIPSELKHFKQYTMGNTVIMGRKTFESIGSKPLTGRNNVVLSTCREFGGACMLKSIDELHKYPNGIVMGGEMLYRQVLALNLIDEICLTLVNIQVTKRPGQIVSFFPTEYLVNFDEVKRETNDEDGYDIIWYRKKG; this comes from the coding sequence ATGAATAAGGAGGGAATCATAGGTATTGATCATATTCTGCCATGGCATATTCCATCAGAGTTAAAACACTTTAAGCAATATACCATGGGTAATACAGTCATTATGGGCCGTAAAACCTTTGAATCTATCGGTTCTAAGCCTTTAACAGGTAGAAACAATGTAGTACTTTCAACCTGCCGTGAATTTGGGGGTGCTTGTATGCTAAAGAGTATTGATGAATTGCATAAATACCCAAACGGTATTGTCATGGGTGGAGAAATGCTCTATCGCCAAGTGTTAGCTCTCAATTTAATTGATGAAATATGCTTAACCTTAGTAAATATACAAGTGACCAAGAGACCTGGCCAAATTGTGTCCTTTTTTCCAACCGAATATCTAGTCAATTTTGATGAAGTGAAACGAGAAACCAATGATGAAGATGGATATGACATCATATGGTACCGAAAAAAGGGTTAA
- a CDS encoding carboxymuconolactone decarboxylase family protein produces MAYDVRAMLKDFTCGFKYLGENDPECMKAFMGLLDASYKEDALDVKTKELISIGIACYNRCEYCIVYHCYNAFKAGASKKEILEAAMVSVAFGGGPSMAYSITLLKECMEEFAKDFAK; encoded by the coding sequence ATGGCGTATGATGTAAGAGCAATGTTGAAGGATTTTACTTGTGGTTTTAAGTATCTGGGTGAAAATGATCCAGAATGTATGAAAGCCTTTATGGGGCTACTGGATGCATCGTATAAAGAAGATGCATTAGATGTAAAGACCAAAGAACTGATTAGTATCGGAATTGCTTGCTATAATCGTTGCGAATATTGCATCGTTTATCACTGCTATAATGCATTTAAAGCTGGTGCTTCCAAAAAAGAGATTTTAGAAGCTGCTATGGTTTCCGTAGCCTTTGGTGGCGGTCCATCCATGGCGTATTCAATTACCTTGTTGAAGGAGTGCATGGAGGAATTTGCCAAGGATTTTGCCAAATAA
- a CDS encoding MarR family transcriptional regulator encodes MLDYKAINQKTLAKELGVADSSLGRLVDRLEKMGLVERCRDTVDRRAFVLKLTEQGQSHIDSLLFVGQSFNNDLIRGISDEDLSIYEEVLEKMVKNVCDSEID; translated from the coding sequence ATGCTAGACTACAAAGCCATTAATCAGAAGACCTTGGCCAAGGAATTGGGTGTTGCTGATTCTAGTCTTGGTCGCTTGGTTGATAGACTAGAAAAGATGGGCCTGGTAGAACGATGTCGGGACACTGTAGACCGTAGAGCGTTTGTTCTAAAGTTAACCGAACAAGGACAGAGTCATATTGATTCTCTGCTTTTTGTGGGTCAGTCTTTTAATAATGACTTAATTAGGGGTATTTCAGATGAGGATTTATCCATTTATGAAGAAGTACTAGAAAAAATGGTAAAAAATGTGTGTGATTCGGAAATAGATTGA
- a CDS encoding methylated-DNA--[protein]-cysteine S-methyltransferase, translating into MLENVGYMQVESPMGPLLIGCKNAAIVSLQFDAVEIKTDHIKQSPVAQEAICQLKEYFAGKRKSFDLPLTLEGTIFQHQVWEALQKIPYGEVKSYKQIAEIIGRPRAYRAVGGANNRNPIPIIIPCHRVIGADASMVGYRDGVEKKAWLLRHEKVFSL; encoded by the coding sequence ATGCTAGAAAATGTAGGATATATGCAGGTCGAATCACCAATGGGGCCATTACTAATTGGTTGTAAGAATGCTGCAATTGTAAGTTTGCAGTTTGATGCTGTAGAAATTAAAACTGACCATATAAAACAAAGCCCTGTTGCTCAAGAAGCCATTTGCCAACTTAAAGAATACTTTGCTGGCAAAAGAAAGAGTTTTGACTTACCGCTTACGCTTGAAGGAACAATATTTCAACATCAGGTATGGGAGGCACTACAAAAAATTCCGTATGGTGAGGTAAAAAGCTATAAGCAGATTGCTGAAATCATTGGGAGACCTAGGGCCTACCGGGCTGTAGGAGGAGCAAACAATCGCAACCCTATCCCTATCATAATTCCCTGCCATCGTGTAATCGGAGCTGATGCAAGTATGGTAGGATATCGAGATGGGGTGGAAAAGAAAGCGTGGCTACTACGACACGAAAAAGTATTTTCCCTGTAA
- a CDS encoding sporulation protein gives MEFKFKENMDAMFDKFENFVKEKTVIGEPIQMEGLTMIPAMTISFGMGNGGGNGSDASGAAGTGTGGGLGAKISPTAMIVVKDGDVQILPISKGHSFEKLLEIVPDLMDKMDLSMKKNKQEKAEDVAE, from the coding sequence ATGGAATTTAAATTCAAAGAAAACATGGATGCAATGTTTGACAAGTTCGAGAACTTCGTTAAGGAAAAAACTGTAATTGGAGAACCTATTCAGATGGAGGGCTTAACCATGATTCCTGCTATGACCATTTCATTTGGCATGGGCAACGGTGGTGGCAATGGTAGTGATGCCTCTGGTGCAGCTGGTACTGGAACTGGTGGAGGATTGGGTGCAAAGATTTCTCCTACAGCCATGATTGTTGTTAAAGATGGTGATGTACAGATTCTGCCAATAAGTAAAGGACATTCCTTTGAGAAATTGCTTGAAATAGTGCCCGACTTGATGGATAAGATGGATCTTTCCATGAAAAAGAACAAGCAAGAAAAGGCTGAAGATGTAGCCGAGTAG
- a CDS encoding zf-HC2 domain-containing protein has product MECHISEETLYELLDGELDQLSSLALESHLLGCPKCKRKLEEIRALYLDLEVWSAGDTPIPQELDEIGKVAIREVTGQRFILKDFLKLQATAINGPLLFLEYLPGLKVATKTVRVVGSSFLSASRVMIRHSYRRVMAKG; this is encoded by the coding sequence ATGGAATGTCACATTAGTGAAGAAACACTATATGAATTATTGGATGGCGAATTGGATCAATTAAGTTCTTTGGCTTTGGAAAGTCATCTACTGGGTTGTCCCAAATGCAAGCGGAAGTTGGAAGAGATTAGGGCGCTCTACCTGGATCTAGAAGTTTGGTCTGCAGGCGACACACCGATACCCCAGGAATTGGATGAAATTGGGAAAGTAGCCATAAGGGAAGTGACGGGTCAACGTTTTATTCTAAAGGACTTTCTAAAGCTACAGGCTACTGCCATAAATGGTCCACTTCTATTTTTAGAATATTTACCTGGATTGAAAGTTGCCACTAAGACGGTAAGAGTGGTAGGATCATCTTTTTTGAGTGCTTCTAGAGTTATGATTAGACATAGTTACCGCCGGGTGATGGCGAAGGGATAA
- a CDS encoding RNA polymerase sigma factor: MSGKRKEFEKLFQEYKGYIYVICYRYCGNEQDALDLSQEVFVKVLRNWESVDLERNLKPWIRRIALNTCMNFQRDKKKTLSLSAKDEEYGLMDQIASPENTEEEVLARLRSENMSYHIDKLKPEQRVAILLRHFEGLSYKEIARAMDKPEGTIKTYLYQGRKALARRIGEEKGGGNE, from the coding sequence ATGTCAGGAAAAAGAAAGGAATTTGAAAAACTATTCCAGGAGTACAAAGGCTACATCTATGTTATCTGTTATCGGTATTGTGGTAACGAGCAGGATGCTTTGGATTTATCACAGGAAGTATTTGTAAAAGTGCTTCGCAACTGGGAGAGCGTTGATTTAGAACGGAACCTGAAGCCTTGGATTCGAAGGATAGCATTGAATACCTGCATGAATTTCCAACGTGACAAGAAGAAGACTCTTTCTTTGAGTGCTAAAGATGAAGAATATGGCCTAATGGACCAGATTGCCAGTCCTGAAAATACTGAAGAAGAGGTGCTGGCAAGATTAAGAAGTGAAAATATGAGCTACCATATTGATAAATTGAAGCCTGAACAAAGAGTGGCGATTCTTCTCAGGCACTTTGAGGGGCTAAGTTACAAAGAAATAGCAAGGGCTATGGATAAGCCAGAAGGGACGATCAAAACATATCTCTACCAAGGTCGTAAAGCTCTGGCTCGGAGAATAGGTGAAGAAAAAGGTGGAGGAAATGAGTGA
- a CDS encoding amidase domain-containing protein, producing MKKNNAIYRMLALLGLSICLCTSCTLKVSDETSIQNGDNDEIALRANNEQQKIVFANLGTISMPKAVELLIRDFTLDYYSSFVDYQEANLLSYFDLEYEASAQNAYINQLALSYLLAVRKGQESDLRLNYYECILEIIEATEMGNNLLRVVLLEHSQIRYSFIPERTTYASGIKHEFLVQKTDDEWKILIHTKQEDVYYVAEKGFTSEFKKDEATETLDVSEEEFNWDIDKEKIVNLALLDERYSKVLGLLVLDANESIHNNVAAYEQYLEGTSEFSDLEPVWENEYDREKAVEYAYEWTGCCGLLRNPVWKAYDELGGNCNNFISQCLYAGGIPMDITGSINNQWKWYGDCLDEKERHSGRSSSWSGVDEFYEYAMNNEGPGLVAIVGDNIYSGQIGDVIQYGTDGKWTHSVIIVDVIRDENDMLVDYLVNSNTTDRIDCPMSAYSYADIRLIKIVGYNTEQGRTEEEPS from the coding sequence GTGAAAAAAAATAACGCGATCTATCGGATGTTGGCGCTTTTGGGGTTGAGCATATGTCTGTGCACTTCTTGCACGTTAAAGGTGAGCGATGAAACTAGTATTCAGAATGGGGATAATGATGAAATCGCATTAAGGGCAAATAATGAACAGCAGAAGATTGTTTTTGCCAATCTTGGCACTATTAGTATGCCAAAAGCTGTTGAATTACTAATTCGAGATTTCACCTTAGACTACTATTCATCATTCGTAGATTATCAAGAGGCGAATCTTCTTTCTTATTTTGACTTAGAATATGAAGCCTCTGCCCAAAACGCATACATTAATCAATTGGCACTATCCTATTTGTTGGCAGTGAGGAAAGGCCAAGAGTCAGATCTAAGGCTCAATTACTATGAATGCATATTAGAAATAATTGAGGCTACCGAAATGGGGAACAATCTACTGCGTGTAGTGCTCTTGGAACATAGCCAAATAAGATATTCCTTTATCCCTGAAAGAACCACTTATGCAAGTGGCATAAAACATGAATTTCTTGTTCAAAAAACGGATGATGAGTGGAAGATTCTTATACACACCAAGCAGGAAGATGTTTACTATGTAGCAGAGAAAGGTTTTACCAGCGAATTTAAGAAAGATGAGGCTACCGAAACATTGGATGTTTCGGAAGAAGAATTTAATTGGGATATTGATAAAGAAAAAATTGTGAACTTAGCACTGCTTGATGAAAGATATAGTAAGGTGCTTGGACTTTTAGTACTAGACGCCAATGAAAGCATTCATAATAACGTTGCTGCCTATGAGCAGTATCTAGAAGGGACTAGTGAATTTTCTGATCTTGAACCAGTTTGGGAAAATGAATATGATCGTGAAAAAGCGGTAGAATATGCTTATGAATGGACGGGCTGTTGTGGACTGCTTCGTAATCCAGTGTGGAAGGCATACGATGAATTAGGGGGGAACTGTAACAATTTTATTAGCCAATGCTTGTATGCTGGGGGCATCCCTATGGATATAACCGGCTCTATTAACAATCAGTGGAAATGGTATGGAGATTGTCTAGATGAAAAAGAAAGACATAGTGGTCGTTCATCCTCTTGGTCTGGTGTGGATGAGTTTTATGAATATGCAATGAATAATGAAGGGCCAGGATTGGTTGCCATAGTAGGAGACAATATCTACAGTGGGCAAATTGGGGATGTCATTCAATATGGAACCGATGGAAAGTGGACTCACTCGGTGATTATTGTAGATGTGATTCGTGATGAAAATGATATGCTTGTAGACTATTTGGTTAATTCCAACACAACGGACCGAATTGATTGCCCCATGAGTGCTTATTCCTATGCAGATATCCGACTGATTAAGATAGTGGGATACAATACTGAACAAGGAAGGACCGAGGAAGAGCCAAGCTAG
- a CDS encoding ABC transporter ATP-binding protein — translation MLKIDNLHVYYGAIHALKGLTLQVHEGEIVTLIGANGAGKTTTLHTISGLIRPKEGSIFFEGQDITKMPAQKIVSAGLSQVPEGRRVFANMSVKNNLELGAYLEKDKKKIAESMEKVYTSFPRLKEREKQYAGTLSGGEQQMLAMGRALMSRPKLMVLDEPSMGLAPLLVKDIFSIIKRINREGTTILLVEQNANMALSIADRAYVLETGKVVLSGDANELANSEAVKKAYLGG, via the coding sequence ATGCTTAAGATTGATAATCTGCATGTTTATTACGGTGCAATCCATGCACTGAAAGGTCTCACTCTTCAAGTGCATGAAGGGGAGATTGTAACCCTCATCGGAGCCAATGGCGCCGGAAAAACAACGACACTCCATACCATATCTGGTTTGATTCGCCCAAAAGAAGGCAGCATTTTTTTTGAGGGACAGGATATTACAAAGATGCCAGCACAAAAAATTGTGTCTGCAGGGCTTTCCCAGGTACCGGAAGGTAGACGCGTTTTTGCAAACATGAGTGTTAAAAACAACCTTGAACTGGGCGCCTATCTTGAGAAGGATAAAAAGAAAATTGCCGAAAGCATGGAAAAAGTATACACGAGTTTTCCTCGCCTTAAAGAGAGAGAAAAACAATATGCGGGTACTTTATCTGGTGGCGAGCAACAGATGCTGGCTATGGGCAGAGCACTAATGAGTAGACCTAAACTTATGGTGTTAGATGAGCCATCTATGGGTCTGGCCCCTCTTTTGGTAAAAGATATTTTTTCAATTATCAAGAGAATAAACAGGGAAGGAACGACTATTTTGTTGGTGGAACAAAATGCCAACATGGCACTTTCCATTGCAGATAGGGCGTATGTTTTAGAAACTGGAAAAGTAGTGCTTTCAGGAGATGCCAATGAATTAGCCAACAGTGAAGCAGTGAAAAAAGCCTATTTGGGTGGATAA
- a CDS encoding ABC transporter ATP-binding protein, whose product MMMLKTQKVSKMFGGLAAISDLHIHIDTGELVGLIGPNGAGKTTAFNLFTGVYSPTEGELYFAGEDVAGLRPYVITNKGIARTFQNIRLFKSMSVIENVKTGFHGHLRYGLFSAFVHGRKYRAVEAEMHERALELLRIFDLEDKQDENAANLPYGEQRRLEIVRALAADPKLLLLDEPAAGMNPQETQNLMKLIHKIRKDFNLTILLIEHDMSLVMGICERLYVLDYGKIIAEGTPEEIKNNKRVIEAYLGEEAIDA is encoded by the coding sequence ATGATGATGCTTAAAACCCAAAAAGTATCCAAGATGTTTGGTGGACTGGCGGCTATATCAGATTTGCATATCCACATAGACACCGGAGAACTGGTTGGATTGATCGGTCCTAATGGAGCTGGAAAAACGACAGCTTTTAACTTGTTTACAGGAGTGTACAGTCCAACAGAAGGGGAGCTATACTTTGCTGGTGAAGACGTAGCTGGTTTAAGACCTTACGTTATTACCAATAAGGGGATTGCCCGAACCTTTCAGAACATTCGACTGTTTAAGTCCATGAGTGTGATTGAAAATGTTAAGACTGGATTTCATGGCCATTTGCGGTATGGTCTTTTTAGTGCTTTTGTGCATGGTCGCAAATATAGAGCTGTAGAGGCGGAGATGCATGAACGTGCATTAGAGCTTTTGAGAATCTTTGATTTAGAAGATAAACAAGATGAGAATGCGGCCAACCTGCCGTATGGGGAACAAAGAAGGCTAGAAATTGTACGTGCACTTGCTGCTGATCCAAAGCTTCTTTTGCTGGATGAGCCGGCTGCAGGTATGAATCCTCAAGAAACACAAAATTTGATGAAGTTGATTCATAAAATCCGAAAGGATTTCAATCTGACAATTCTTCTTATTGAACACGATATGTCTTTGGTAATGGGTATTTGTGAGCGTCTCTATGTTTTAGATTATGGTAAGATTATTGCCGAGGGAACGCCTGAAGAAATAAAGAACAACAAACGCGTTATCGAAGCTTATCTAGGAGAGGAGGCAATCGATGCTTAA
- a CDS encoding branched-chain amino acid ABC transporter permease: MSKRNLSIICIVLFLVWGLVFLATDVFGFINSFQQVNIIWAGINVILAVSLNLVVGFTGQLALGHAGFMAIGAYVSAVTTMQFGFPYPLAILAGALVSFLMGILIGLPTLRLRGDYLAIATLGFGEIIRGVLVNIEYVGGAAGINGIPKITNWTWTFVMTVFTVVIINNFIKSMHGKACITIRDDEVAAELMGINTTYYKTLAFSLGAFFAGIAGGLYSHYFFMIQPATFALQKSFDALVMVVLGGLGSVTGAVFAGLGVTFLNAALIELGAFRMVIYSILLVAVMIFRPQGLMGNKELSGKIFDRILPKKGGNDDA; the protein is encoded by the coding sequence ATGAGTAAACGTAATTTAAGCATAATATGTATTGTACTATTCCTTGTCTGGGGATTGGTTTTTCTAGCCACAGATGTGTTCGGCTTTATCAACAGTTTTCAGCAGGTGAACATCATTTGGGCGGGCATAAACGTTATTTTGGCAGTTAGCCTGAATTTAGTAGTAGGCTTTACCGGTCAGCTAGCGCTAGGACATGCTGGTTTTATGGCCATAGGGGCATATGTTTCTGCCGTTACAACCATGCAATTTGGATTTCCCTACCCGCTCGCTATTCTAGCGGGCGCTTTAGTATCTTTTTTAATGGGTATTTTAATTGGCTTGCCGACGCTACGTCTTCGAGGTGATTACCTGGCCATAGCAACGCTAGGCTTTGGGGAGATTATCCGTGGTGTATTGGTGAATATTGAATATGTGGGTGGAGCAGCTGGAATCAATGGCATTCCCAAGATTACCAACTGGACTTGGACCTTCGTCATGACCGTGTTCACAGTAGTGATTATTAACAATTTCATAAAGTCTATGCACGGTAAAGCTTGTATAACCATACGAGACGATGAAGTAGCTGCAGAACTAATGGGTATAAACACTACCTATTACAAAACATTGGCTTTCAGTCTTGGTGCATTCTTTGCTGGAATTGCCGGGGGACTGTATTCCCACTATTTCTTCATGATTCAGCCAGCAACCTTTGCTTTACAAAAGTCTTTTGACGCCTTGGTTATGGTGGTACTGGGTGGTCTAGGCAGTGTTACCGGTGCAGTGTTTGCAGGACTGGGTGTAACCTTCCTAAATGCGGCATTGATTGAGCTAGGTGCATTCCGTATGGTGATTTATTCCATTCTTTTGGTTGCCGTCATGATATTCAGACCCCAAGGTCTGATGGGCAATAAGGAGTTATCCGGTAAAATATTTGATCGGATTTTGCCGAAAAAAGGAGGGAATGATGATGCTTAA